One genomic segment of Bdellovibrionales bacterium includes these proteins:
- the priA gene encoding primosomal protein N', whose amino-acid sequence MENIKSESHCLVAVDAPLPPLTYSIDSSLAEIPSRGQHVTIPLGKRSVSGVILSSAVKLDSEKFKIKNIQSVSETLPPIPEPTLKWVEWLAKYYFFPVGQIAALCSPPLKKEGRGSKKKSPVPENSEDMLLDLTEEQRKVTDAIRLKQGFHVHLLHGVTGSGKTEVYLQLLSKILEDGKKGLVLVPEISLTPQLLRRFAARFPDQVAVIHSHLTKRERTEQWWSIISGQKKILVGARSALFCPIHDLGIIIVDEEHEASFKQDDSLKYQARDASIMLARYHDCPIVLGSATPSLESWQNALIGRYSLHSLSKRVAERSMPLIEIIDMKKEREQRRSHENRGQLPFWLSHKLHESLIQCFEQGDQAALFLNRRGIAQTIFCPSCGITYECPNCSISLTLHGTNHLVCHYCDYHEKLFDHCKKCGSLDIGPLGLGTELIEHDVRLLFPEIKVARADRDEIQNRQDLENIIFSFEKGQVNLLIGTQMIAKGLDFKGLNLVGLVMADVGFNLPDFRASERSFQLLLQMGGRAGRHSDLPGRVIIQTYNPSHPSIVHAIKSDFHQFAQEELLVRNSLHYPPFSRLSSFRIQGNSLEGTEAVAQVLGRRCQLLRTQQHAYRAIEILGPAPAPLAKLRGKYRFQVLIKSPEVALLSAFCKQVLSDESWVQSGVKIQIDIDPVNLL is encoded by the coding sequence ATGGAAAATATCAAATCCGAGTCTCACTGTTTGGTCGCAGTCGATGCCCCTCTCCCCCCGCTCACTTATTCCATTGATTCCAGCCTCGCCGAAATACCGTCTCGAGGTCAGCACGTTACAATACCCCTTGGGAAACGCTCCGTTTCCGGTGTTATTCTTAGTTCAGCGGTCAAATTAGATTCAGAGAAATTCAAAATCAAAAACATCCAATCCGTGAGCGAAACACTCCCCCCCATTCCAGAACCCACTCTTAAATGGGTTGAGTGGTTAGCAAAATACTATTTTTTTCCTGTCGGCCAGATTGCAGCTCTTTGCTCTCCTCCACTCAAAAAAGAGGGGCGTGGATCAAAAAAAAAATCCCCTGTCCCCGAAAACTCAGAAGATATGCTCTTGGATTTGACGGAGGAACAGCGCAAGGTGACTGACGCAATACGGCTCAAGCAGGGCTTTCATGTGCACTTGCTTCATGGTGTGACAGGCTCAGGAAAAACAGAAGTCTACCTTCAACTGTTGTCAAAGATTCTGGAAGATGGAAAAAAGGGCCTCGTCCTCGTTCCTGAGATATCCTTAACGCCACAACTATTAAGAAGATTTGCCGCACGCTTCCCAGATCAGGTAGCAGTGATTCATTCCCATTTGACAAAGCGCGAACGCACTGAACAGTGGTGGAGCATCATTTCAGGACAAAAGAAGATCCTTGTGGGCGCTCGTTCAGCCCTTTTTTGTCCCATTCATGATTTAGGAATTATTATCGTCGATGAGGAACATGAGGCAAGCTTCAAACAGGATGATTCCCTTAAGTATCAAGCAAGAGATGCGAGCATCATGTTGGCCCGATACCACGATTGCCCAATTGTTTTAGGAAGTGCTACGCCCAGTCTGGAATCTTGGCAAAACGCCCTCATTGGCCGCTATTCATTGCATTCACTGAGCAAAAGGGTCGCCGAGCGATCTATGCCCCTTATCGAAATCATCGACATGAAAAAGGAGCGCGAACAACGGCGATCTCATGAGAATCGAGGTCAGCTGCCGTTTTGGTTAAGTCACAAATTGCATGAATCGCTGATTCAGTGTTTTGAACAGGGCGATCAGGCCGCCCTTTTTTTAAATCGCAGAGGAATCGCTCAAACGATATTTTGTCCCTCCTGCGGCATCACCTATGAATGTCCTAACTGCTCCATCTCTCTCACTCTTCACGGAACAAATCATCTCGTCTGTCACTATTGTGATTATCACGAAAAGCTTTTTGACCACTGCAAGAAATGTGGTTCACTCGATATCGGTCCTCTTGGATTGGGGACGGAACTCATCGAACACGACGTTCGTCTGCTTTTTCCTGAAATAAAGGTGGCGAGAGCTGACCGAGATGAAATTCAGAATCGACAAGATCTCGAGAATATCATTTTTTCATTTGAGAAGGGTCAGGTCAATCTGTTGATCGGCACCCAAATGATCGCGAAAGGCCTGGATTTCAAGGGACTGAATCTTGTAGGATTAGTGATGGCCGATGTCGGGTTTAACCTCCCAGATTTTCGAGCTTCAGAGAGAAGTTTTCAGCTCCTACTGCAGATGGGAGGAAGAGCAGGAAGACACTCAGATCTTCCGGGCAGAGTAATTATTCAAACCTACAACCCCAGCCATCCAAGTATTGTTCACGCGATCAAAAGCGATTTTCACCAATTTGCTCAGGAGGAACTCCTGGTGCGAAATTCCCTTCATTATCCACCTTTCAGTCGCCTTTCATCCTTTCGAATCCAAGGCAACAGCCTTGAAGGAACAGAAGCCGTCGCCCAAGTCTTGGGCAGACGTTGCCAACTTCTTCGCACGCAACAACATGCCTACAGGGCGATTGAAATTTTGGGTCCGGCACCTGCTCCATTGGCAAAGTTACGGGGTAAATACCGATTCCAAGTCCTCATCAAAAGTCCAGAAGTTGCCTTGTTGAGTGCCTTTTGCAAACAAGTTCTGAGCGACGAAAGTTGGGTCCAGAGCGGCGTCAAAATTCAAATTGATATCGATCCTGTCAATTTGCTCTGA
- a CDS encoding NAD(P)/FAD-dependent oxidoreductase, giving the protein MATATNSQLYDFIVIGGDLSGLLIAQALEFGGLKVGLIDENETMGGSFRPFDVNGQIFESNLGIIKSSPDSEHLLKWLEGQLGRPVLGSRLENSPLTFEGGTLKTFMGFGDRKFDSLEILNQYNQNCLIELKSQPDEWIKHLAETFIEEKIPQSIVTKLNATNNSMEVTINGARTLIAKKVIYTPVAKHLLALFPENQLSNRLRQRLAKSRLYTSVNLQCLHKTNSVAASPALHFLYGAKDEFEPTLGRFFKSRYESSGQTSVWMGLLNTDLAEDSEAIANLLREMKKQIKRAYPEFFESLSAEKIVVNECSHGVVDLGLKVPGIVPEQPHLFLANHTQTGLPPLQGSIMVARLALEWALGSESGLGAESPQGGFSN; this is encoded by the coding sequence ATGGCGACAGCAACAAATTCCCAGCTCTACGATTTTATTGTCATAGGTGGTGACCTGTCCGGTTTGTTGATTGCTCAGGCTCTCGAATTTGGTGGTTTAAAAGTTGGTCTCATTGATGAGAATGAAACCATGGGTGGTTCTTTTCGCCCATTTGATGTCAATGGTCAAATTTTCGAATCAAATCTTGGAATTATCAAGTCTTCTCCGGATTCCGAGCATTTATTGAAATGGCTGGAAGGCCAACTCGGAAGGCCAGTGCTTGGCTCAAGACTCGAAAATTCGCCCCTTACTTTTGAGGGCGGAACCTTGAAAACCTTTATGGGATTTGGAGATCGTAAATTTGACTCCCTTGAAATACTTAACCAGTACAATCAAAACTGCCTTATTGAGCTCAAGAGCCAGCCAGATGAGTGGATAAAGCACTTGGCTGAGACATTCATTGAAGAGAAAATACCACAGTCCATCGTGACAAAATTGAATGCGACAAATAATTCGATGGAAGTGACCATCAATGGCGCGCGAACCCTGATCGCAAAAAAGGTCATATATACCCCTGTCGCGAAGCATCTCCTAGCGCTCTTTCCCGAGAACCAACTTTCAAATCGCTTACGTCAGCGTCTTGCAAAGTCACGTCTCTACACTTCAGTAAATTTGCAGTGCTTACATAAGACAAACAGTGTTGCCGCATCTCCGGCCCTCCATTTCCTCTATGGGGCAAAAGATGAATTTGAGCCCACCTTGGGACGGTTTTTCAAGTCCCGCTATGAATCTTCTGGCCAAACTTCAGTTTGGATGGGGCTTCTCAACACTGACCTCGCCGAAGATTCAGAAGCGATAGCTAATCTATTAAGAGAAATGAAGAAGCAAATTAAGAGGGCTTATCCTGAATTTTTTGAAAGTCTTTCTGCCGAAAAAATTGTCGTCAATGAATGCAGCCATGGAGTCGTAGACCTCGGCTTGAAAGTTCCGGGTATCGTTCCCGAACAGCCCCACCTCTTTCTTGCCAATCATACACAGACAGGTCTTCCGCCTTTACAGGGCTCAATCATGGTCGCTCGCCTTGCCCTGGAATGGGCCTTGGGCTCCGAATCAGGCCTTGGGGCAGAATCGCCGCAAGGTGGTTTCTCTAATTAA
- the galU gene encoding UTP--glucose-1-phosphate uridylyltransferase GalU, translating to MPNTVKIAVIPTAGLGTRFLPASKAIPKELFPIIDRPILLYIVEEAVRSGIENIVLVNGRGKTAIEDFFDTSYELEDRLVKTRKDNWYEEIQRIKSLANIISIRQKKAEGLGHAVLASQPVIGKAPFAVLLGDELMINSQTETPAIGQLINSFTETGISTVAVMEVEKSETEKYGIIGHSGQFQGKFKVDFVVEKPSPENAPSSLALPGRYVFSHSIFSLLQNLSHGKGGEIQLTDAMTELAKSEGLFAMKVHAQRYDAGDKLGYLKANIELGLKHNEIGEPLRDYLIGLAKKLSS from the coding sequence ATGCCAAACACTGTAAAGATTGCTGTGATTCCAACGGCAGGGCTCGGAACCCGTTTCCTTCCGGCATCCAAGGCAATTCCGAAGGAACTATTTCCAATTATTGATCGTCCGATTCTACTTTACATTGTAGAGGAAGCCGTTCGTTCAGGAATTGAGAATATTGTCTTGGTGAATGGCAGAGGAAAAACTGCAATTGAAGATTTTTTCGATACCTCCTATGAGCTAGAAGACCGTCTTGTTAAGACGAGAAAAGACAATTGGTATGAAGAAATTCAAAGAATTAAATCCCTCGCTAACATCATTAGCATTCGCCAAAAGAAGGCGGAAGGGCTTGGTCATGCCGTTCTTGCTAGCCAACCTGTCATAGGAAAAGCTCCATTTGCAGTTCTACTGGGTGACGAACTGATGATTAATTCCCAAACTGAAACTCCGGCCATCGGTCAATTGATTAATAGCTTTACCGAAACCGGCATTTCCACAGTCGCCGTGATGGAGGTCGAAAAGTCGGAAACCGAAAAGTATGGAATTATCGGCCATTCCGGTCAATTTCAGGGAAAATTTAAAGTGGACTTTGTTGTTGAAAAACCAAGTCCGGAAAATGCTCCTTCATCTCTCGCCCTCCCTGGCCGGTATGTGTTCTCCCACTCAATATTTTCTCTCCTTCAAAATCTCTCCCATGGAAAGGGTGGAGAAATCCAATTAACGGACGCGATGACCGAATTGGCGAAGTCCGAAGGCCTCTTCGCTATGAAAGTCCATGCACAAAGATATGATGCGGGAGACAAGCTCGGTTACTTAAAGGCAAATATTGAGCTCGGGTTAAAACACAACGAAATCGGGGAGCCACTTCGAGACTATTTGATTGGGCTCGCCAAGAAATTGTCATCATGA